A window of Candidatus Methylomirabilis lanthanidiphila genomic DNA:
TTCCGATCATCCATCTGGGACGTCCATGGTACGTCTACTGGCTCCTGCCGTACCCGCAGGTAGGCGGACTGTGGCCGAACTTCCGTTCTCCGCTCATCTGGGACGTCTTCGCCGTCCTCACCTATATGCTGGTGAGCATGGTCTTCTTCTTCACCGGCCTGGTGCCTGATCTCGCCGTTGTTCGGGACCAGTCGAGCGGCTGGCGTCGCCGCCTGTACGGCTTCCTGGCTCAAGGCTGGCAGGGGACCGACCGGCAGTGGCGGCATTACACCAGCGCCTACCTGTTCCTGGCCGCTCTAGCCACGCCCCTGGTCATCTCGGTCCACAGCGTCGTCTCCTGGGACTTCGCCATGTCGATGGTCCCCGGTTGGCACTCGACCATCTTTGCGCCCTACTTCGTGGCAGGCGCGATTCATTCTGGACTGGCGATGGTCATCACCCTCCTGATCCCCCTCCGGCGGGTCTTCCGCCTCGACGCCTACCTCTCACAGACACACCTGGAGAACCTGGCCAAGCTCATCGTCCTCACCGGCCTTATTGTCGGCTACTCCTACGTGACCGAGTATTTCATCGCCTGGTACAGCGCCAACGATTTCGAGTGGGAGACCTTCAGGTACCGGGCGCTGGGCGATTACGCCTGGGGCTTCTGGATCATGATTATCTTCAACTCGTTGGTCCCGCTCCTCTTCTTCGTGAAAAGGATCAGGACGAGTACTCCGTGCCTGATCACGATCTCGCTCCTCATCAACGTGGGGATGTGGTGCGAACGATTCATCATCATCGTGACCTCGCTCGCGCGCGACTACGATCCGTACACCTGGGGCCTCTATCGACCGACCTGGGTCGACCTCGGCATTACGGCGGGAAGCTTCGGATGGTTCTTTCTCTGGTTTCTCCTCTTTGCGAAACTGCTGCCGGTCGTGTCTATCGTGGAGGTGAAGGAGCAGCTTCCGCCACCCAGGACGGAGGAGGCAGGAGGCGGGAAGCAGGAAGCAGGCGACGAGGAGGATAGACCATGAATGGCCGGGCTGTCGGGGTGGTGGGGCATTTTGATCAGTTCGATCGGTTTCTTGCGGCCATCCGAGAGCTGCGCGCCTCCGGCTTCGATAACCTCCGGGTCGCGTCCCCTGTCCCCCGCCATGAAATCGATGAGGCGTTGGGCCGGCGGGAGAGTCCGGTACGGGTGTTCGCCCTTGTCGGCGGGATCGTTGGCGCGATCTTCGGACTGGGCTTGACCATCAACACCTCTATCGGCTATCCGCACATTACCGGAGGCAAGCCGATTGTGTCGATGCCCGCATTCGTCGTCATCGCCTTCGAACTGACGATTCTCTTCGGAGCAATCGGAACCCTGCTGGGTTTACTGATCAATGCCCGTTTTCCCCGACTGCACATCGGGCCCGCGTTTCATCCCCGCTTCTGCCAGGATCAGTTCGGCCTCTTCGTCTTCTGCGCGCCGGACGAGATCGAGCCCACATCGCAGATCCTCCGCGCGGCTGGGGCGGCGGAGGTACGTCAGGTTGAGGGCGATGTTGAAGCCTAGATATATCGGTCTGTTGATCGCCGCTATTCTCCCGATCTGGGTCGGCTCAG
This region includes:
- a CDS encoding Polysulfide reductase, NrfD; the encoded protein is MGDYKLSYGRVDRDLLKTMEAPGRIWYLLLAVAIALVALGAFAFSRQIRYGMGVWGLTHPTMWAIDITNFVFWVGIAHSGTLISAVLFLFRVRWRASIYRAAEAVTVFALMTAALFPIIHLGRPWYVYWLLPYPQVGGLWPNFRSPLIWDVFAVLTYMLVSMVFFFTGLVPDLAVVRDQSSGWRRRLYGFLAQGWQGTDRQWRHYTSAYLFLAALATPLVISVHSVVSWDFAMSMVPGWHSTIFAPYFVAGAIHSGLAMVITLLIPLRRVFRLDAYLSQTHLENLAKLIVLTGLIVGYSYVTEYFIAWYSANDFEWETFRYRALGDYAWGFWIMIIFNSLVPLLFFVKRIRTSTPCLITISLLINVGMWCERFIIIVTSLARDYDPYTWGLYRPTWVDLGITAGSFGWFFLWFLLFAKLLPVVSIVEVKEQLPPPRTEEAGGGKQEAGDEEDRP